One window from the genome of Spiractinospora alimapuensis encodes:
- a CDS encoding SsgA family sporulation/cell division regulator: protein MNSSGTTATADLGLRLVVPGSTTVPLVARLEYTAADPYAVTVAFHVGEDEPVEWIFARELLTVGIVREVGDGDVRVWPSQEDGERNISIALSSPFGHAQFSAPVPPLAEFLHRTYEIVPAGHEGEVVDLDDEIEQHLLG from the coding sequence ATGAACAGTAGCGGCACCACTGCGACCGCGGACCTGGGCTTGAGGCTCGTGGTCCCCGGTAGCACGACCGTTCCTCTGGTCGCACGACTGGAGTACACTGCCGCGGATCCCTACGCGGTGACGGTGGCCTTCCATGTGGGTGAGGACGAGCCCGTGGAGTGGATTTTCGCTCGTGAGCTGCTCACGGTGGGGATTGTTCGCGAGGTGGGTGACGGCGACGTGCGCGTGTGGCCCTCGCAGGAGGACGGCGAACGCAACATCAGCATCGCGCTGTCGTCCCCTTTCGGTCACGCACAGTTCTCGGCTCCGGTGCCGCCGCTCGCCGAGTTCCTGCACCGCACCTATGAGATCGTGCCCGCGGGGCACGAGGGCGAGGTCGTTGACCTCGACGACGAGATCGAGCAGCACCTCCTCGGTTGA